The Arthrobacter sp. OAP107 DNA segment GGGCCCGACGGTGTGAAGGTCCGCGAAACCTTCGGCTGCACCCTCGAAGAACTCCAGGCCCTGGTCCCCGTCCCCCTCACAGCAGCCCCCGCCGTCGAGCAGTAACCCGCGCTTCGGGCGGGTCCGGAAGTGTCCGTTCGCGCCGATTAGGATTGGTAACCATGACCGACGCAGCAGCAGGGACCACGCCCCGGGCGGGCCGCCCGCGGAAGGAAGGGACGCCGGCGGCGAGCGACCAGTACGTGCAGTCCCTGGCGCGTGGCCTCGCGGTCATCCGCGCGTTCGACACCGAGCATGCCGACATGACGCTCACCGAGGTCGCCGCCCGCACGGACCTTACGCGTGCCACGGCCCGGCGGTTCCTGCACACCCTGGTGGAGCTGGGCTACGTCAGGACCGACGGCAAGACCTTCGCGCTCACAGCCCAGGTCCTGCAGCTCGGCTACGCCTACCTTTCCGGGCTATCCCTGCCGCAGCTGGCCCAGCCGCACCTTGAAGAGCTGTCGCTGAAACTGGGGGAGTCGACGTCGGCGGCGGTGCTGGACGGGACCGACATCGCCTACATCGCCAGGGTAACCACCCGCCGGATTATGACGATCGGCATCACCGTGGGCACCAGGTTCCCCGCCTATGCGACGTCGATGGGGAGGGTCCTGCTCGCCGGGCTCCCCCCGGAACAGCTGAAGGAATACCTGGCGGCGGCTGAGATCAAACCGCTCACCCCGCGCGCGGTCGGCACGGTGAAAGAGCTGTTGGCCGTCCTCGACAAAGTCCGGGCCCAAGGCTGGTGCCTGCTGGACCAGGAGCTCGAACTGGGGCTGATGTCCGTGGCCGCGCCGGTTTACCACGGCCGCAAAGTCGTGGCAGCCGTCAACGTATCTCTGCAGGCACAGTCGGTGGCCGCGAAGCCGGACCCCCAGGCTTACCTCGAGTCTGTGCGGAAGGAAATCGTCGCCACGGCAGAGCGCATTTCGTCAGACTTCTCCAGCGGGCGGTAGCACCCTCCCGCCACGCGCCCGTGGGCCATAGACTCTAGCCAACTACGTGCAGCAGCGCCGCTCCGTCCGTCCGGGCCCCAAGGCCCGGAAATTCCAGGGAGCAGGGGCCGCTGCACCCGTTGGAAGGACGTGGCGGGTGAAGCTGGGCATAGCGCGGGAGCGCCGGGAAGGCGAACGGCGGGTCGCTGCGACGCCGGAAACCGTAAAGCAGCTGGCGGAACTGGGCCTGGAGGTGCTGGTCGAATCCCGGGCGGGTGTCTCCGCCGGGCATGCCGACGACGAATACCGCCAGGCAGGTGCCCAGATCGTCCCCGACCTCGATCCCGCCGGGCTGGATATCCTGGTGCACGTCCGTCCGCTGGAACTTCCGACGGCGACAGCCCTGAGGCGAGGTGCCGTTACCGTGGGGCTGGCCTCGCCGTCGTCCGAACTCGCCACCGTGAGGGCGCTCGCCGAAGGCGGGGTCACGTCCTTCGCGCTGGAGCTCGTGCCGCGCATCTCCCGGGCCCAGTCCATGGACGCCCTCTCCTCGCAGGCCCTCGTGGCCGGCTACCGCTGCGTCCTCGAAGCCGCCATCCGCCTGCCCCGCTTTTTCCCGCTGTACATGACGGCCGCCGGGACCGTCCCGCCGGCGCGGGTGCTGGTTCTCGGCGTCGGCGTGGCCGGGCTGCAGGCGATCGGAACGGCGAAGCGGCTCGGCGCCCGCGTCTCTGCCAATGACATCCGGCCGTCCTCGGCGGAAGAAGTCACGTCCATGGGCGGCACCTTCATCAAACTGGACCTGGAGACGGCCGAGGCAGCCGGCGGGTACGCCCGCGAACTCAGCGCCGACCGCGGCGCCCTGCAGCGCCAGCTGCTGGCGCCGCATGTCGCCGACGCCGACGTATTGATCACCACCGCGGCCGTCCCCGGCAGGCACGCACCGCTCCTCGTGACCCGTGAAATGGTGCAGGGCATGCGCCCGGGATCGGTCGTCGTCGACCTCGCCGCGGAGTCAGGCGGCAACGTCGAGGGGTCCGTCCCCGGCCGGGACATCCACGTCCCCACCGCCGACGGCAAGGGGACCGTCGCCGTCGTCGGCCTCAAGGACGCGCCGTCCGCCATGCCCACGGACGCCTCCCGGCTCTACGCAAAGAACGTTGCGAACCTGCTGGCCCTGATGACCAGGGACGGGACGGTACTCCCGGACTTCGACGACGACGTGATAGCGGGTGCCTGCCTGACACACGACGGCGTGGTGCGGCATCCGCCGACGGCCGAGGCTCTCGCCGCACTCGCCGGCGGGCACGCGCCGGGAGATGCATCAGCCGACGCGCCAGGGGACATGGCCGACGGGACAGGCAGCGAACTCGCAGACGAGATGGCGGAAGACCCAGTGACGGCGTCGGAAAACGAAGGGGTGGTCTGATGGACGGCATCAGCCTGCTGACCATCACCGTGCTTGCGGTGTTTGTCGGCTTCGAAGTGGTGTCCAAGGTTTCCAGCACACTGCATACGCCCCTGATGTCCGGCGCCAACGCGATCCACGGGATCATCCTGGTGGGCGCCATCATCGTCGCCGGCCAGGCCACGCACCCCTGGGTCCTCGCGGTGGCGCTGCTCGCCGTCGTTCTTGCCACGGCGAACCTGGTGGGCGGCTTCGTGGTGACCGACCGCATGCTTGAGATGTTCCGCGGCCGCAAACCGGATAAACCAGATAAACCGGCTCGGAATGCGACCCAGAGTGAAACCAAGGAGAACACGGAGGCCACGCGGTGACCCTCCTCGACCCCAACGTCACTGCCCTGCTCTACCTCGCGGCCGCTGTCTTCTTCATCCTGGCCCTGAAGGGCCTGAACTCGCCGCGTACGGCCCGCCGCGGCAACCTGATCGGCGCCTTCGGTGCGCTGGTCGCCGTCGTGACCGTCTTTTTCTCGACCCGGCTGGACAACGTCCCCCTGATCCTGGGTGCCATCGTCGTCGGTTCCGGTGTGGCCGCCCCCGTGGCCAGGCGCGTCAAGATGACCCAGATGCCGCAGCTCGTCGCCCTCTTCAACGGTGTGGGCGGCGGCGCCGCCGCGCTCGTGGCGCTGCTGGAACTGCCGCATGCCGAGGACGCCTGGGTGCGCGTCGCAGTCGTCTTCACCCTGCTGGTGGGCGCGGTCTCCTTCGCCGGCTCAGCCGTGACGTTCGCGAAGCTGCAGGAGCTCATGACCACCCGCCCCGTGGTGTTCCCCGGGCTGCCGGTGCTCATGGGGGCGGTGCTGCTCGCCGCGGTTGGTGCCGCAGTCGCCGTCGTGACGGGAGGGTCGCTCGTCCTGGCGTTGCTGCTCCTGCTGCTGGGCCTGGTGGCAGGCGTGCTGCTGGTGCTGCCGGTGGGCGGCGCCGATGTGCCGATCGTCATCTCGCTGCTCAACGCGTTCACCGGCCTGGCCGTTGCCGCGTCCGGTCTGGTGCTGGGAAACGTGCTCCTGGTGGTGGCCGGTACGCTGGTGGGCGCGTCGGGCACCATCCTCACCCGGGCGATGGCCGCGGCCATGGGCCGCAGCGTAGCCGGCATCCTGTTCGGCGCCTTCCGGGGAGGTTCGACGGCGGGATCCACCGCGGTGAGCGACCGTCCGGTCCGCTCGTCGAGCGCGGAGGACGTGGCGGTGCTGCTGGGCTATGCTCAGCGCGTCATCATCGTTCCCGGCTACGGGCTGGCCGTAGCCCAGGGTCAGCACACCGCGGCAGAGCTGGCACTGGCCCTGGAATCCCGGGGAATCCGCGTGGACTTCGCCATCCATCCCGTGGCGGGCCGCATGCCCGGGCACATGAACGTGCTCCTCGCCGAGGCCAATGTGCCCTACGAATCACTCAAGGAAATGGGCGAGATCAACTCCGAATTCCGCACCGCCGACGTCGCGCTGGTGGTGGGCGCGAACGATGTGGTGAACCCCGCCGCGAAGACCACCGCGGGCTCGCCGATCTACGGGATGCCGATCCTCGAGGTGGCGGATGCGCGCCAGGTGGTGTTCCTCAAGCGCTCCATGCGGCCGGGGTTCGCCGGGATCGAGAACGACCTGATGTTCGAGCCGCAGACCACGCTGCTGTTTGGCGACGCCAAGGAATCCCTGACAAAGGTGCTGAGTGCGGTGAAGGCCCTGTAGGGTGTTGGCAGCTGCACCCATGCCAAGCTCTTCCATGTTCCCGCCGTTACCCAAATGTGACTTTTGGTGCGGATGTGCGATAGCCTCGGCCGGTGCCCTGGTTCCGCTCAGGGCATTCCCGGGCAGAATGCCGAGCCCTGCCGCTGACCGGGATCCGTTCGCTATGACAGCTGGCAGGGACGGGGGAACCACGTTAGTACCGGCCTTGCGCATCAAGGCCTAGGGGTTAAGTCCAGACGCACCGCCTAAGCAGCGGGCAGGACCGGGTGACTCCCACCCGAACCCGACAGCTAACCCCGCAGGCATGGGAGAGGCACATCACCATGTCACGTAAGTCCACGCCCGCGCGCCATCGCGCCACCCCAACCACGTCCGTCGCCCTGCAGGGCCTGCAATTTTCCCTCAGGTCCAATGCCGCCTCAGTCGCCAAGCCGGCGGCCGCCGCCGCCGTCGCTTCCGGTCTCCTCTTCGGAGCCGGGGCACCCGCCCACGCAGGCGCCTACGCGCCCGAGACTCCGGCGGGCGGTGCAGCCCAGTCCGCCACGGCCCCGGCCGCTGCCGCCGTGCAGTCAGTCGCCGGCCAGGCGCTCGCCGCTCCGGCCCAGGCCGCGCCGGCAGTCCCTGCCCCGGCAGACGCCGGATCTGCTGTGGCCGGAGCATCGCACACAGTAGTGCCCGGCGATACCCTCGGGGCCATCGCGGCACGCCACGGCGTCAACCTCGATGCGCTGCTCGCAGAGAACGGCCTGTCACTGGCGTCGATTATTTATCCCGGCAACCAGATCCTCATCCCGGGGCCGGGCGCAGCTGCAGCCCCCGCGGTACCTGCCGCTCCGGCAGCTCCCGCAGTACCCGAAGTTCCGGCCGCACCTGCCGTTCCGGCCGCACCGGCAGCCCCGGCCGTCCCCGAGCCCGCCGGCATGGGAATCTACAACGCCTCCGCGTCGATAACCCCGGCAGCATCGACCGCCCCCGCCGCCAGCGGCGTGGGCGGAGCCATTGTGGCCTCGGCCCGGGCACAGCTCGGTGCGACCCAGGACTGCACCGTCCTGGTGGAACAGGCCCTGCGGTCCGTCGGCAAGTCCGTCGGCGACCTTGCGCCCGCGCAGTTCTACCAGTACGGCACTCCGGTTTCGGCACCGCAGCCCGGCGACCTGATGATCAGCGGCGGACACGTCGGTGTCTACATCGGCGGAGGGCAGGCCATCAGCAGCGGCATGAACGGTGTCAACGAAACCATCGTGCACCCGGCCTGGTGGCTCACCGGCTCAACTTACGTGCGGGTGAACGCCTAAGCGGCGCGTGGACGCCTAACAGGCGAAACGGTTCATACAGCAGCGGCGGGTGCATCGGCACCCGCCGCTGCGGCGTTTATTTGCCAGCCGATCGCCGAGGAGCACGCAACAAAAGTCACCCTCAAGCAACAAATGTTGACCAGAGGATACCTAGTCGGGTTAACTGGCAGC contains these protein-coding regions:
- a CDS encoding IclR family transcriptional regulator C-terminal domain-containing protein, which gives rise to MTDAAAGTTPRAGRPRKEGTPAASDQYVQSLARGLAVIRAFDTEHADMTLTEVAARTDLTRATARRFLHTLVELGYVRTDGKTFALTAQVLQLGYAYLSGLSLPQLAQPHLEELSLKLGESTSAAVLDGTDIAYIARVTTRRIMTIGITVGTRFPAYATSMGRVLLAGLPPEQLKEYLAAAEIKPLTPRAVGTVKELLAVLDKVRAQGWCLLDQELELGLMSVAAPVYHGRKVVAAVNVSLQAQSVAAKPDPQAYLESVRKEIVATAERISSDFSSGR
- a CDS encoding Re/Si-specific NAD(P)(+) transhydrogenase subunit alpha, whose product is MKLGIARERREGERRVAATPETVKQLAELGLEVLVESRAGVSAGHADDEYRQAGAQIVPDLDPAGLDILVHVRPLELPTATALRRGAVTVGLASPSSELATVRALAEGGVTSFALELVPRISRAQSMDALSSQALVAGYRCVLEAAIRLPRFFPLYMTAAGTVPPARVLVLGVGVAGLQAIGTAKRLGARVSANDIRPSSAEEVTSMGGTFIKLDLETAEAAGGYARELSADRGALQRQLLAPHVADADVLITTAAVPGRHAPLLVTREMVQGMRPGSVVVDLAAESGGNVEGSVPGRDIHVPTADGKGTVAVVGLKDAPSAMPTDASRLYAKNVANLLALMTRDGTVLPDFDDDVIAGACLTHDGVVRHPPTAEALAALAGGHAPGDASADAPGDMADGTGSELADEMAEDPVTASENEGVV
- a CDS encoding NAD(P) transhydrogenase subunit alpha, with amino-acid sequence MDGISLLTITVLAVFVGFEVVSKVSSTLHTPLMSGANAIHGIILVGAIIVAGQATHPWVLAVALLAVVLATANLVGGFVVTDRMLEMFRGRKPDKPDKPARNATQSETKENTEATR
- a CDS encoding NAD(P)(+) transhydrogenase (Re/Si-specific) subunit beta, which produces MTLLDPNVTALLYLAAAVFFILALKGLNSPRTARRGNLIGAFGALVAVVTVFFSTRLDNVPLILGAIVVGSGVAAPVARRVKMTQMPQLVALFNGVGGGAAALVALLELPHAEDAWVRVAVVFTLLVGAVSFAGSAVTFAKLQELMTTRPVVFPGLPVLMGAVLLAAVGAAVAVVTGGSLVLALLLLLLGLVAGVLLVLPVGGADVPIVISLLNAFTGLAVAASGLVLGNVLLVVAGTLVGASGTILTRAMAAAMGRSVAGILFGAFRGGSTAGSTAVSDRPVRSSSAEDVAVLLGYAQRVIIVPGYGLAVAQGQHTAAELALALESRGIRVDFAIHPVAGRMPGHMNVLLAEANVPYESLKEMGEINSEFRTADVALVVGANDVVNPAAKTTAGSPIYGMPILEVADARQVVFLKRSMRPGFAGIENDLMFEPQTTLLFGDAKESLTKVLSAVKAL
- a CDS encoding LysM peptidoglycan-binding domain-containing protein; its protein translation is MSRKSTPARHRATPTTSVALQGLQFSLRSNAASVAKPAAAAAVASGLLFGAGAPAHAGAYAPETPAGGAAQSATAPAAAAVQSVAGQALAAPAQAAPAVPAPADAGSAVAGASHTVVPGDTLGAIAARHGVNLDALLAENGLSLASIIYPGNQILIPGPGAAAAPAVPAAPAAPAVPEVPAAPAVPAAPAAPAVPEPAGMGIYNASASITPAASTAPAASGVGGAIVASARAQLGATQDCTVLVEQALRSVGKSVGDLAPAQFYQYGTPVSAPQPGDLMISGGHVGVYIGGGQAISSGMNGVNETIVHPAWWLTGSTYVRVNA